In Leptospira perdikensis, a single genomic region encodes these proteins:
- a CDS encoding tetratricopeptide repeat protein — MMERNFLWKVGQFGKSAKKVSQLLFRAGYDFLCLAFSLGSIYFLLSGFGEVSAGEEDRRNSLSGLYLSPLQVISTEEIQTLDSEKRIPIDEDSGIALREEPKAVDPNAADVPVVPGADTPTETSGADTGPKSIETKIREAEGLLKRYYSQFIEEKRIWEDREKGNVYNSRTEMNDIRLLLWQSTHKYSETYIVRDSPLLYNLHIRLARLYVESEKYAPALRHYLAAFRYHPLEMTEEGFRNGEWQKEDILGYDANSAKEHDRLFNEWKQSEEKLKKTKDELHLKESNWIREGKKLSDLIPQSKVWKEDVRIAEENQKTTKQKYDDSVNLRYLAYLNKRKQVESSDLYAFANVVRKLEDDNKERLKIVNKLGTAGKGIYVLFDYKRNTDFFAYELILERAYRLWNENPLVLNDIAEQYRQDGKKERAADFYEKGLGELLKIKNPSPEDQEKIIKANLRLATINADLKRNIIAGQYYEKYFNLSPDSIDKTRVSYEIGVFFNSQIGDPDRATPFLEYWLERNSKDWNPSLDKDTGLTELESIAYYHLSKKDKKHKRNELERNKLNISFAQWKRLDEKLILAETELKDLVEKKQNLKKDLLVTTLDDILSQYRLMDLKIEDQEAVIRVLETKRKKIPLIKILFRLGVLAEESRDFVKAKEFYERIIKEGGETDIRVALKELERVRRILETGNIQAPISESI; from the coding sequence ATGATGGAAAGGAACTTTCTTTGGAAAGTGGGGCAGTTTGGTAAGTCAGCAAAAAAGGTAAGTCAGTTACTTTTTCGCGCGGGTTACGATTTTCTCTGTCTTGCTTTTTCCCTCGGTTCTATTTACTTCCTACTCAGTGGATTTGGGGAGGTTTCGGCGGGGGAAGAAGACCGGCGAAATTCCTTATCAGGCCTTTATTTATCTCCCTTACAAGTGATATCGACAGAAGAAATTCAAACTCTGGATTCAGAAAAACGAATTCCCATAGATGAAGATTCGGGAATTGCCCTTCGGGAAGAACCCAAGGCAGTGGATCCGAATGCAGCCGATGTTCCCGTTGTCCCAGGAGCCGATACTCCGACAGAAACTTCTGGAGCAGACACAGGGCCTAAAAGTATAGAAACTAAGATCCGTGAGGCGGAAGGTCTTCTCAAACGATATTATAGTCAGTTTATTGAAGAAAAAAGAATTTGGGAAGATCGAGAAAAAGGAAATGTTTATAATTCTAGAACAGAGATGAATGATATTCGTCTTTTATTATGGCAGAGTACTCATAAATATTCAGAAACTTATATTGTTCGAGATTCGCCATTATTATACAACTTACATATAAGGCTTGCTAGGTTGTATGTTGAGTCAGAGAAATATGCACCCGCTTTACGCCATTACCTCGCTGCATTTCGATACCACCCACTAGAAATGACGGAAGAGGGATTTAGAAATGGAGAGTGGCAAAAAGAAGATATTTTGGGATATGATGCAAATTCTGCAAAAGAACATGATCGTTTATTCAATGAATGGAAACAATCAGAAGAAAAACTGAAAAAAACGAAAGATGAGCTTCATCTCAAGGAAAGTAACTGGATTCGAGAGGGGAAAAAACTTTCGGATTTAATTCCTCAATCAAAAGTTTGGAAAGAGGATGTTCGGATTGCGGAAGAAAATCAAAAAACCACCAAACAAAAATATGATGATTCTGTAAATTTAAGATATTTGGCGTACCTCAACAAACGAAAACAAGTGGAGTCAAGTGACCTTTATGCTTTTGCTAATGTGGTTAGGAAACTTGAGGATGATAACAAAGAACGTCTCAAGATAGTTAACAAATTAGGCACTGCAGGTAAAGGGATTTATGTTCTATTCGATTATAAGCGGAACACAGATTTTTTTGCTTATGAATTAATTTTGGAACGTGCTTACAGGTTGTGGAATGAAAATCCTTTGGTTCTTAATGATATCGCAGAACAATATAGGCAGGATGGAAAAAAGGAAAGAGCCGCAGACTTTTACGAAAAGGGATTGGGAGAACTTTTAAAAATAAAAAATCCTTCCCCAGAGGACCAAGAAAAAATCATAAAAGCAAATCTTCGTTTAGCAACAATCAATGCTGATTTAAAAAGAAATATCATCGCCGGCCAATATTATGAAAAGTATTTTAACCTATCGCCTGATTCTATTGATAAAACGCGAGTTTCCTATGAAATTGGTGTATTTTTCAACTCACAAATCGGAGATCCTGATCGCGCTACTCCGTTTTTAGAATATTGGTTGGAACGAAACAGTAAAGATTGGAATCCTTCTTTAGATAAAGACACTGGGCTTACTGAACTTGAATCAATCGCTTATTACCATCTCAGTAAAAAAGATAAAAAACATAAACGTAATGAACTGGAGCGTAATAAGTTAAATATATCCTTTGCACAGTGGAAGAGATTAGATGAAAAATTGATTCTTGCAGAAACTGAACTGAAAGATTTGGTCGAGAAAAAACAAAATCTTAAAAAGGACCTTCTAGTAACCACATTAGATGATATTCTTTCGCAATACAGATTGATGGATTTAAAAATTGAAGACCAAGAAGCCGTCATTCGTGTGTTAGAAACGAAGCGAAAAAAAATTCCCTTGATTAAGATTTTATTTCGATTGGGTGTTTTGGCTGAGGAATCAAGGGACTTTGTTAAGGCAAAAGAGTTTTATGAACGAATCATCAAAGAGGGCGGAGAAACAGATATCCGAGTTGCTCTTAAAGAATTGGAACGTGTGAGAAGAATTTTAGAAACAGGAAATATACAAGCACCAATCAGCGAGAGTATTTAA
- a CDS encoding LIC_12238 family plasminogen-binding lipoprotein: MRQNSVLDPLIRNFSKRILPLLPILFTATLIQCGVPKGEFGWTTTKMEEMDILEKHIQTITDYKMMRDDLIFSPTDTIHYVYQFSRSPGLETDFHISLNRYELDYVEIDIKKKRAEPESLAIRDEFSLLRTGEYLIKIVHEGDTVDEVKFRVLPDEGYTQENLEQELAGDQTDEIIKYSR, translated from the coding sequence ATGAGACAGAATTCGGTATTAGATCCCCTCATTCGGAATTTTTCCAAACGCATCCTTCCCCTTTTGCCCATTCTATTTACAGCCACTCTCATCCAATGTGGGGTTCCTAAAGGTGAATTTGGCTGGACTACAACCAAAATGGAAGAAATGGACATTTTGGAAAAACACATCCAAACCATCACAGACTATAAAATGATGCGTGATGATCTTATCTTTTCTCCTACAGATACCATACATTACGTTTATCAATTCTCAAGAAGTCCAGGTCTTGAAACGGACTTTCATATTTCACTGAATCGTTATGAACTAGATTATGTTGAAATTGATATCAAAAAGAAAAGGGCCGAACCGGAATCTCTTGCGATCAGAGATGAATTTTCTCTATTAAGAACTGGTGAGTATTTAATCAAGATCGTTCACGAAGGTGACACCGTGGATGAAGTAAAATTTCGTGTTTTACCTGATGAAGGTTATACACAAGAAAATCTTGAACAAGAATTAGCTGGTGATCAAACAGATGAAATCATTAAATACTCTCGCTGA
- the pgsW gene encoding poly-gamma-glutamate system protein, producing MTKIYWSPWKHSRIALFLLAVLGILGLMLIETCKVKKEQSYFKKKLHAAKLAERGFQILKPELLKHKKPDYKELDPTNSGLIGEFLTVVTSNSGSLSAKQTSINPNFAAVMIQFLKKAKLEEGDTVAVAVSGSFPALNICLFAALDTLKLKPIIISSASASQFGANHPQMLWLDMEKELVESGIFSFKSSYASLGGIQDKAMGISKEGKDLLGRSLQRNQVKLLDPIHFDDSIEKRMKLYDELSGGKPIKLFVNVGGGTTILGTNLGKQVFKNGLITNLPEEIHIPNSVIKSFLEREIPVINFIQIESLARKFGLPQTPKKVPKPGEGRVFYSEEYSPLLYLSVFLFLLVGLYGVTRLGWGENQEDRHLPKSLRAR from the coding sequence ATGACTAAAATTTATTGGTCTCCTTGGAAACATTCCCGAATTGCCTTATTTTTATTAGCAGTACTCGGAATCTTAGGCCTAATGTTAATCGAAACATGTAAGGTAAAAAAAGAACAATCTTACTTCAAAAAAAAACTCCATGCGGCAAAACTTGCGGAACGTGGATTCCAAATTCTAAAACCCGAACTTCTAAAACATAAAAAACCAGATTATAAAGAACTAGATCCAACCAATTCAGGACTAATTGGAGAATTTTTAACCGTTGTTACTAGTAACAGCGGTTCGTTGTCAGCAAAACAAACTTCAATCAATCCTAACTTCGCAGCAGTGATGATCCAATTTCTAAAAAAAGCAAAATTAGAAGAAGGTGATACAGTCGCAGTTGCAGTATCTGGATCTTTTCCTGCACTCAATATATGTTTATTTGCAGCGCTAGATACTTTAAAACTCAAACCAATCATTATCTCGAGTGCTTCCGCATCACAATTCGGAGCAAACCATCCACAAATGTTATGGTTGGATATGGAAAAGGAACTTGTTGAATCAGGAATTTTTTCGTTTAAATCAAGTTATGCGTCTCTTGGTGGCATTCAAGACAAAGCCATGGGAATTTCTAAAGAAGGTAAAGATCTTCTCGGTCGATCCTTACAAAGAAACCAAGTAAAACTTTTGGACCCCATTCACTTTGATGATTCAATTGAAAAACGAATGAAATTGTATGATGAATTGTCTGGTGGAAAACCAATCAAATTATTTGTAAATGTTGGAGGTGGTACAACCATCCTTGGAACCAACTTAGGGAAACAGGTGTTCAAAAATGGACTCATCACCAATTTACCGGAAGAAATTCACATTCCTAATTCAGTGATTAAATCCTTCTTAGAACGAGAAATTCCTGTCATCAATTTCATCCAAATCGAATCCCTCGCCAGAAAATTCGGCCTTCCCCAAACTCCTAAAAAAGTGCCCAAACCAGGAGAAGGAAGGGTATTTTATTCAGAAGAATACAGTCCCTTACTTTATCTTTCCGTTTTCCTTTTTCTCCTAGTGGGATTGTATGGTGTGACAAGGCTCGGTTGGGGCGAAAATCAGGAGGACCGTCATCTTCCCAAATCGCTTCGGGCCAGGTGA
- the pgsC gene encoding poly-gamma-glutamate biosynthesis protein PgsC yields the protein MNEILPLSIGLSLVVSLVFSELFGILGTGLVVPGYLAMSLNHPKNIALTFLIALLSYICVEVLSNFLLIFGKRKIVFILLFGYFFGYLLNYQILPDIDIGYLSEVRGIGFIIPGLIAVWYERQGVLETTSVLILASIFVKILLIFILGTELETL from the coding sequence ATGAATGAAATTCTTCCTCTATCCATCGGGCTTAGCCTTGTTGTTAGTTTAGTATTTTCAGAATTGTTTGGAATTCTTGGAACAGGACTTGTGGTTCCGGGATATTTGGCCATGTCTTTAAACCACCCGAAAAACATAGCCCTTACCTTTCTCATTGCTTTACTTTCTTATATTTGCGTAGAAGTACTTTCCAATTTTTTACTTATTTTTGGGAAAAGAAAAATCGTCTTTATATTGTTATTTGGTTATTTTTTTGGATATTTACTAAATTATCAAATCCTACCCGATATCGATATTGGATACCTTTCAGAAGTAAGAGGTATTGGTTTTATCATTCCGGGACTGATTGCCGTTTGGTATGAAAGGCAAGGTGTATTAGAAACCACTTCAGTACTCATCCTTGCCTCTATATTTGTAAAAATTCTCCTGATTTTCATCTTGGGCACAGAGTTAGAAACATTATGA
- the pgsB gene encoding poly-gamma-glutamate synthase PgsB, giving the protein MKPNAFLFFLIILVLLLYYTVEYFFHIRTLKKFKHRIHVNGTRGKSSVTRLIRAGLSATGISVFAKTTGSMARIIFPDGSEESISRFGKPSILEQIKILKKAEQSGAEIVVLECMALEPRYQWASEGQILKSDIGVITNIREDHLEVMGPNLVDVAKSLLSACPIKGTLITGPTEFESLVQEVCEDRKSKAIINKEGSIQTITDEEMNQFSYWEHKENVSLALQVCELLGVNRNKALEAMWKVNPDPGALSVSPIHFFGKEFLYANAMAANDPNSTKLIWSSVIERYPQYNKRFILFHTRDDRPERSHQLAKEFANWEGYEAVILIGSSTSLAFKYLKTYSKKDIPIFVWEDLSLDEIFESLLSILPKQSLVFGIGNIVGLGMDLSLYLKNRSEQTNE; this is encoded by the coding sequence ATGAAACCAAACGCTTTTCTTTTTTTTCTCATCATCCTCGTTTTGTTACTTTATTATACAGTTGAATACTTTTTTCACATTCGAACATTAAAAAAGTTTAAACATAGAATTCACGTAAACGGAACCCGAGGAAAATCTAGTGTAACAAGACTCATACGTGCTGGACTTTCTGCGACCGGGATCTCTGTTTTTGCAAAAACAACCGGGAGTATGGCAAGAATCATTTTTCCAGATGGATCTGAAGAATCTATATCTCGATTTGGAAAACCATCAATTTTAGAACAAATTAAAATTCTAAAAAAAGCCGAACAAAGCGGAGCTGAAATTGTTGTGTTGGAATGTATGGCCCTAGAGCCACGTTACCAGTGGGCGAGCGAAGGACAAATTTTAAAATCAGATATCGGCGTAATTACAAACATTAGAGAAGATCATTTAGAAGTAATGGGACCAAACTTAGTCGACGTCGCCAAATCATTATTATCTGCCTGTCCTATAAAGGGAACACTTATCACTGGACCAACTGAATTTGAATCATTGGTTCAGGAAGTATGTGAGGATCGAAAATCAAAAGCAATTATAAACAAAGAAGGATCAATTCAAACAATCACAGATGAAGAGATGAATCAGTTTTCGTATTGGGAACATAAAGAGAATGTATCTTTAGCTCTTCAGGTTTGTGAATTACTCGGAGTCAATCGAAATAAAGCTCTAGAAGCTATGTGGAAAGTAAATCCAGATCCAGGAGCCCTTTCTGTTTCACCAATTCATTTTTTTGGAAAAGAATTTTTATATGCTAATGCAATGGCGGCAAACGATCCCAATAGCACTAAACTCATATGGTCATCAGTCATTGAAAGATATCCACAATACAATAAACGGTTTATCTTGTTTCATACGAGAGATGATAGACCAGAACGAAGTCATCAATTAGCAAAAGAGTTTGCCAATTGGGAAGGATACGAAGCAGTAATTTTGATTGGATCCTCAACATCTCTTGCTTTTAAATATCTAAAAACATATTCAAAAAAAGACATTCCTATTTTTGTATGGGAGGATTTAAGTTTAGATGAGATTTTTGAATCTTTACTTTCTATACTACCAAAACAATCTTTGGTTTTTGGGATTGGAAATATCGTAGGACTCGGAATGGATTTATCCTTATATCTGAAAAATAGGTCGGAACAAACGAATGAATGA
- a CDS encoding SpoIIE family protein phosphatase gives MSIRYKFLLILSVSQILLVIALTTSFAYLLQSVKNIPQTQRAEDLSRNFQRELEFKEEKLRLLLEEITFNSQTRGILERGLADRSVLSKELPYLQQILKRYGLSIFEIGDNQGKVLFRVHRPKDFGDDKKNQPIIRNALNGLSTAALEDGHSGLGFRLAAPLFGRGTLLIGQVVDDNFTKTISKDNRIHLAIFQEGKVKTIGSDMIRLVMNENPTLLMDEQRFHFQSKPYYMVKIPYVGNSQSVKKLVFHVMIDENEVESKTWKIWSFFVVASLVLCGVIFLISFLFSRDMVEAIKLLTTAMVDLDQWKPETLPTHRSDEIGQMGRVFVGMKEELAEHQNHLEEMVNQRTRELNETLSEMQKLQDKQDGDYFLTSLLIKPLRGSFSKSETISIKIFERQMKQFRFRNKQSEIGGDLSVSDSIYLMGKKYTVFLNADAMGKSIQGAGGALVMGTVFKSIITRTQKLRYMQDRHPERWLKECFQEVHNVFISFDGHMLLSAILGLVDEETGTLYYINAEHPWIVLYRDGNASFLENEHSLRKIGFTEMSGDEVVIQIYPLRPGDVLILGSDGRDDLFVGQSGGNRVINDDETVFLRHVTEGAGDLNLICKAMSLFGDLTDDLSLMRIAFLEEVAYAAKESAKPNIYYQMLGEGIQSYRDGEWNNAIFALELALESEPDDLYCLRELSKLYMKSKDYEKAIELANRYLQLNPGDTDFLFYIAYAHKQRRDFVLATDFAERLRFRDPKNFNNLLLLAEILMHRRDIERSKEVLLALQEMAPENPKVQKLKNFWKKMVTTSVS, from the coding sequence ATGAGCATACGTTACAAATTCTTATTAATATTGAGTGTGAGTCAAATTCTTCTTGTAATTGCTCTCACAACTAGTTTTGCCTATCTTCTGCAATCGGTTAAAAATATCCCACAAACACAACGTGCCGAGGACTTATCTCGGAATTTTCAAAGAGAACTGGAATTTAAAGAAGAAAAACTGCGTTTATTGCTAGAGGAAATCACTTTTAACTCCCAAACTCGTGGGATTTTAGAAAGAGGACTTGCCGATCGTTCCGTTTTATCCAAGGAACTTCCTTACTTACAACAAATTTTAAAACGATATGGCCTTTCTATTTTCGAAATTGGAGACAACCAAGGTAAGGTTTTGTTCCGCGTGCATCGTCCCAAAGATTTTGGAGATGATAAAAAAAATCAACCTATCATTCGGAATGCGCTGAATGGGTTATCCACTGCTGCTTTGGAGGATGGACATAGTGGGCTGGGATTTAGATTGGCGGCTCCTCTTTTTGGTCGGGGAACTTTACTTATCGGTCAAGTTGTGGATGATAATTTTACAAAAACCATTTCGAAAGACAATCGAATTCATTTAGCAATTTTTCAAGAGGGAAAAGTTAAAACGATAGGATCTGATATGATCCGTTTGGTAATGAATGAAAATCCAACTTTGTTAATGGATGAACAGAGGTTTCACTTTCAAAGTAAACCATATTATATGGTGAAAATTCCATATGTTGGTAATTCTCAATCTGTGAAAAAGTTAGTCTTTCATGTGATGATTGATGAAAACGAAGTAGAATCTAAAACTTGGAAAATTTGGTCCTTTTTTGTTGTCGCATCGCTCGTGCTATGTGGTGTCATTTTTCTTATTTCATTTTTGTTTTCTCGAGATATGGTGGAAGCGATTAAACTTCTTACTACCGCGATGGTGGATTTGGATCAGTGGAAACCGGAAACTTTGCCAACTCACAGAAGTGATGAAATTGGGCAGATGGGAAGAGTTTTTGTGGGAATGAAAGAGGAATTAGCAGAACACCAAAATCATTTAGAGGAAATGGTAAACCAAAGAACCAGGGAACTGAATGAAACATTATCTGAGATGCAAAAACTCCAAGACAAACAAGATGGAGATTATTTTTTAACTTCACTTCTCATCAAACCCTTACGTGGTTCTTTTTCTAAATCAGAAACCATTTCGATTAAAATTTTTGAACGGCAGATGAAACAATTCCGATTCAGAAACAAACAATCGGAAATTGGGGGTGACCTTTCCGTATCTGACTCTATATATTTGATGGGTAAAAAGTATACGGTCTTTCTCAATGCAGATGCTATGGGTAAGTCCATTCAAGGTGCTGGCGGGGCACTTGTAATGGGTACTGTTTTTAAATCCATTATCACAAGAACCCAAAAACTACGTTATATGCAAGACAGACATCCTGAACGATGGCTGAAAGAATGTTTCCAAGAAGTTCATAACGTATTTATCAGTTTTGATGGTCATATGTTACTGTCCGCTATACTAGGATTAGTTGATGAGGAAACAGGGACTTTGTATTATATCAATGCAGAACACCCTTGGATTGTATTGTATCGTGATGGTAATGCAAGTTTTCTTGAGAATGAACATTCCTTACGCAAAATCGGTTTCACCGAAATGAGTGGTGACGAAGTGGTAATTCAAATTTATCCTCTTCGACCTGGTGACGTATTGATATTAGGATCGGATGGACGGGATGATTTGTTTGTTGGTCAATCGGGTGGAAACCGAGTGATCAATGATGATGAAACTGTATTTTTGCGACATGTCACGGAAGGTGCAGGGGACTTAAATTTAATTTGTAAAGCAATGTCTTTGTTTGGAGATCTCACCGACGACTTAAGTTTGATGCGAATTGCTTTTTTAGAAGAAGTTGCATATGCTGCGAAAGAATCTGCCAAACCGAATATTTATTACCAAATGTTGGGAGAAGGAATTCAATCTTATCGTGACGGGGAATGGAATAACGCAATCTTTGCTTTGGAACTTGCATTGGAATCTGAACCAGATGATCTCTATTGTTTAAGAGAATTGTCCAAGTTGTATATGAAATCCAAGGATTATGAAAAGGCAATTGAACTTGCGAATCGGTATTTACAATTGAATCCAGGAGATACTGACTTTTTGTTTTATATTGCATATGCTCATAAACAAAGAAGAGACTTTGTACTAGCCACAGATTTTGCAGAAAGGCTTCGATTCAGAGACCCCAAAAATTTTAATAATTTATTGTTACTTGCAGAAATACTAATGCATCGACGGGACATTGAACGTTCCAAAGAAGTGCTTCTTGCCTTACAAGAAATGGCTCCAGAAAATCCCAAAGTTCAGAAGTTAAAAAACTTTTGGAAGAAAATGGTGACTACTTCTGTGAGTTAA
- a CDS encoding STAS domain-containing protein gives MEYTESKSDGIVVLKLFGNLDMLNAGILKERIKESASQEEHRFIFDLEGVSFIDSSGFGLIMSLNDKLTDLGGGLRIVNVSKTIRQIFRISKISSVIQIFESTEEAINSFK, from the coding sequence ATGGAATATACAGAATCTAAATCTGATGGCATTGTTGTTCTGAAGTTGTTCGGCAACTTAGATATGTTAAACGCCGGCATTCTAAAAGAACGAATCAAAGAATCTGCATCCCAGGAAGAACACCGATTTATCTTCGATTTGGAAGGAGTCAGCTTTATTGATTCTTCTGGATTTGGACTGATCATGTCTTTGAATGATAAATTAACAGATTTAGGTGGTGGGTTGCGTATTGTGAACGTTTCCAAAACCATCAGGCAAATCTTTCGTATCTCAAAAATCTCTTCCGTTATTCAAATCTTTGAAAGTACGGAAGAAGCAATTAACTCATTCAAATAA
- a CDS encoding serine hydrolase domain-containing protein, whose protein sequence is MHFRIIIGVLFSLCFTSCTESGIGSFSEETKEKIRRKIKQEGFQGVVLISQDDNILFRETIYVGKKRKRSQLYKKHNFPLGESTKTFTSFAIHILEEEKKISLSDPVSKHLKWFPYSKVTIGHLLRHTSGLPKIIEFLPNFDTEKSHLKREDIKRFFLESKLKPAFPPGEYWKYSRLDYFLLAYIIEKVSGTSYPQYLKEKIFTPLGFQNTNVEPNEVLIGNRGIYSTPEDLSLFSLELKKPKLISELSRDTIIKKTVLSDSISEDPIAFGEGAYVGDYFYWTYGKEKGISNFIYHDLKSRIFITVISPYGNSKGDLSSVKSALTEIIFDAKKLNLKKKSNLPNEVYIEDLMKEEKVPSLGIAVFRNHGLSWKKMYGTKSQHTLFRAGSLSKTMTATATLRLVESGQLDLYSNWIGKLKQYKVSVPKGKRRSLVNLDLLLSHTSGLTEKGNWDDPINSGKKHLRELKDTNTTKGNGLKLYYKPGTKSRYSGGGYSIVQEILTERTGKSFQNLMSEVVFQPLDMTRSTFRQNLETKEDRCDGYDELGNILPQKSFVTPELSSGGLWTTPEEVGLLFYEIAKAKQGKSNFLTKESAEYLLSPKMSAANLTVHALVAHGFFLNRTGKTEYFFHGGHTKGHKSLALFNTEKGYGVVIMTNSENGSKLIWRILRSISVEEKWDKFVN, encoded by the coding sequence ATGCACTTTCGGATTATCATTGGGGTTCTTTTCAGTTTATGTTTCACCAGCTGCACAGAATCCGGAATCGGCTCTTTTTCTGAAGAAACCAAAGAAAAGATCCGAAGAAAAATCAAACAAGAAGGTTTTCAAGGTGTTGTCTTGATTTCCCAAGATGACAATATCCTCTTTCGAGAAACCATCTATGTTGGGAAAAAAAGAAAACGATCCCAACTTTACAAAAAGCACAATTTTCCGTTAGGTGAGTCTACAAAAACATTTACTTCTTTTGCGATTCATATATTAGAAGAAGAAAAAAAAATATCTTTATCAGATCCAGTTTCAAAACATTTAAAATGGTTTCCCTATTCCAAAGTTACGATAGGCCATCTATTACGACATACATCAGGATTACCAAAAATCATTGAGTTCCTACCAAATTTTGATACTGAAAAATCTCATTTAAAACGTGAAGATATCAAACGATTTTTTTTAGAATCCAAATTAAAACCAGCCTTTCCTCCGGGCGAATACTGGAAGTATAGTAGACTCGATTACTTCCTCCTAGCTTATATCATAGAAAAAGTTTCAGGAACTTCCTATCCTCAATATTTAAAAGAAAAAATTTTCACCCCTCTTGGTTTCCAAAACACAAACGTAGAACCAAACGAAGTTTTAATTGGGAATAGGGGAATTTATTCTACTCCGGAAGACCTTTCTCTTTTCAGTTTAGAACTTAAAAAACCAAAACTAATCTCAGAACTTTCCAGAGACACAATCATCAAAAAAACAGTTTTATCTGATTCTATATCAGAAGATCCGATTGCATTTGGTGAAGGTGCCTATGTTGGAGATTATTTTTATTGGACCTATGGTAAAGAAAAAGGAATTTCCAATTTTATTTACCATGATTTAAAAAGTAGAATTTTTATCACAGTGATCAGTCCTTACGGAAATAGCAAAGGAGATCTATCATCTGTAAAATCTGCCTTAACAGAAATCATCTTCGATGCAAAAAAGTTAAACCTGAAAAAAAAATCGAATCTTCCAAACGAAGTGTATATAGAAGATTTAATGAAGGAAGAAAAAGTTCCATCTCTTGGAATTGCCGTGTTTAGAAACCACGGTCTTAGTTGGAAAAAAATGTATGGAACAAAGTCACAACATACTCTTTTTCGTGCAGGTTCTCTTTCCAAAACAATGACTGCCACCGCAACGCTAAGATTGGTTGAGTCAGGACAACTAGATTTATATTCCAATTGGATTGGAAAACTCAAACAATACAAAGTGTCCGTTCCAAAAGGAAAAAGACGATCCCTAGTGAATCTAGATTTATTACTCTCTCACACAAGTGGGCTTACTGAAAAAGGAAATTGGGACGACCCTATCAACTCAGGAAAAAAACACTTACGGGAGTTAAAGGATACAAATACAACAAAGGGTAATGGATTAAAACTATATTACAAACCTGGGACCAAATCTAGGTATTCCGGTGGCGGTTATAGCATTGTGCAAGAAATCCTTACAGAACGAACGGGAAAATCGTTTCAGAACTTAATGTCTGAAGTTGTTTTCCAACCTTTAGATATGACAAGAAGTACCTTTCGTCAAAACCTTGAGACGAAGGAAGACCGTTGTGATGGGTATGATGAACTAGGCAACATACTTCCACAAAAATCCTTTGTCACTCCCGAACTATCTTCAGGCGGGCTTTGGACCACTCCAGAAGAAGTGGGTCTGCTATTCTATGAAATTGCAAAAGCAAAACAAGGAAAGTCAAACTTCCTTACAAAGGAATCGGCGGAATACCTACTCTCACCCAAAATGAGTGCAGCCAACCTCACGGTCCATGCTCTTGTAGCCCATGGATTTTTCTTAAATCGCACAGGCAAAACAGAATATTTCTTCCATGGTGGCCATACAAAGGGACATAAGTCCTTAGCCCTTTTCAATACAGAAAAAGGGTACGGAGTGGTCATTATGACCAATTCGGAAAATGGTTCTAAGCTAATTTGGCGGATTCTCCGATCCATTTCGGTTGAAGAAAAATGGGATAAGTTCGTCAATTAA